A window of candidate division KSB1 bacterium contains these coding sequences:
- a CDS encoding SpoIIE family protein phosphatase, which produces MSDILIVDDEKAIRQLLSEVLAKDGHRVETAADGDRALEKLVSDDFDLVITDLHMQDVDGISVLRSSKSKNPYTEVLILTGHGTVSSAVEAMRLGAYEYLTKPIDMREFRMKARQALERRAMRLQIEAQRREIQRHQEMIARDLRLAEQVQQSLVPRPLSNEFLEVAVRYLPMIGVGGDFADVYAENPQQVTLTLVDVTGHGITAALLVNRMASEIRRLVRERLEPRIMLHHFNDFICESFAGTGMFLTMFICKLDLTVHTLTFAGSAHPAAVIWRHRQNKFEKLDSQNPIVGFDQAPEERFRQQVTSIAPGDKLLMYTDGIIEAENAKNEGLGLRGMLNLCQPALTATATELADSLIAGLERWSGGPRRDDVYLLVTAIK; this is translated from the coding sequence ATGTCTGACATACTCATCGTTGACGACGAGAAAGCCATTCGACAACTGCTCAGCGAGGTGCTGGCCAAAGACGGGCACCGCGTCGAGACCGCAGCCGACGGCGACAGGGCGCTGGAAAAGCTGGTGAGCGACGATTTCGACCTGGTCATCACCGATCTGCACATGCAGGATGTCGATGGCATTTCCGTGCTGCGCTCCAGCAAAAGCAAAAACCCCTACACCGAAGTTCTCATCCTCACCGGCCACGGCACGGTTTCTTCGGCGGTTGAAGCCATGCGTCTGGGCGCGTACGAATACCTGACCAAGCCCATCGACATGCGGGAGTTTCGCATGAAGGCGCGCCAGGCACTGGAACGCCGCGCCATGCGCCTGCAAATTGAAGCCCAGCGCCGCGAAATTCAGCGCCATCAGGAAATGATCGCGCGCGATTTGCGGCTGGCCGAGCAGGTGCAGCAAAGCCTGGTGCCGCGTCCCTTGTCCAACGAATTTCTGGAAGTGGCGGTGCGCTATCTGCCGATGATCGGCGTGGGTGGCGATTTTGCCGACGTCTATGCGGAGAATCCGCAACAGGTCACCCTCACGCTCGTCGATGTCACCGGCCACGGCATCACGGCGGCCCTTTTGGTCAACCGCATGGCCAGCGAAATCCGCCGGCTGGTGCGCGAACGGCTGGAGCCCCGCATCATGCTGCATCATTTCAATGACTTTATCTGCGAGTCGTTCGCGGGCACCGGCATGTTCCTGACCATGTTCATCTGCAAACTGGATCTGACGGTGCATACGCTCACTTTTGCCGGCAGCGCCCACCCCGCTGCCGTGATTTGGCGCCATCGCCAGAACAAATTCGAAAAGCTCGACTCCCAAAATCCGATCGTGGGCTTCGATCAAGCACCGGAAGAGCGCTTCCGCCAGCAGGTGACCAGCATCGCCCCCGGCGACAAACTGCTGATGTACACCGACGGCATCATTGAAGCCGAAAATGCCAAAAACGAGGGGCTGGGGCTGCGGGGCATGCTCAACCTCTGCCAGCCGGCACTTACCGCCACCGCCACGGAGCTGGCCGACAGCCTGATTGCCGGCCTGGAGAGATGGTCGGGCGGCCCGCGGCGCGACGACGTGTATCTGCTGGTGACCGCGATCAAA